A genomic stretch from Glaciecola nitratireducens FR1064 includes:
- the epmA gene encoding elongation factor P--(R)-beta-lysine ligase yields MTILHQWQPSGSIDSIVKRAQILSKIRNYFVNQNVLEVETPTISPSTVTDVHLEAMKTIHTNPQSVEKTHLFLQTSPEYYMKRMLSAGFPSIYQITKCFRDDEVGRFHNPEFTMLEWYRLDYSMHELIEDVDSILKLVLDTPVCEKISYRELFAVHLDLDIKNDSDLKLVSICKQCGFENIVPTEFKETLSQTQRNMLLQLLFCEEIESKIGLDRPVAVTHFPASQASLAKIDPVDPWLSLRFEIYYKGIELANGFEELTDVKEQKARFTADNEQRKECGLEIKPEDTKFLDALEFGLPACSGVALGIDRLIMLALGKKHISEVLTFDFASL; encoded by the coding sequence ATGACTATTTTACATCAATGGCAACCATCAGGTTCCATCGACAGCATTGTCAAACGAGCTCAAATTTTAAGCAAAATTAGGAATTATTTTGTAAATCAGAATGTTTTAGAAGTTGAAACGCCAACTATTTCACCATCAACCGTGACCGACGTCCATTTGGAGGCAATGAAAACCATCCATACGAATCCACAGTCGGTTGAAAAGACACACCTGTTTTTACAAACCTCGCCCGAATACTACATGAAACGTATGCTATCGGCTGGTTTCCCCAGTATTTATCAAATTACAAAATGCTTCAGGGACGATGAAGTGGGTCGGTTCCACAATCCTGAGTTTACTATGCTTGAATGGTATCGATTAGACTATTCTATGCATGAGCTAATTGAAGATGTAGATTCTATTTTAAAGCTCGTCTTGGACACACCTGTTTGCGAAAAAATAAGCTATCGCGAGCTATTTGCAGTGCACTTAGATTTAGATATAAAAAATGATTCTGACTTGAAATTGGTTTCTATATGCAAACAATGCGGTTTTGAGAATATTGTTCCTACAGAATTTAAAGAAACGCTTTCTCAAACTCAAAGAAACATGCTTTTACAGCTTTTATTTTGTGAAGAAATTGAAAGTAAAATTGGCTTAGACAGACCCGTCGCGGTGACGCATTTTCCAGCTAGCCAAGCATCCTTAGCTAAAATTGATCCCGTTGACCCTTGGTTATCACTTCGGTTTGAAATTTATTACAAAGGAATTGAGTTAGCAAACGGCTTCGAAGAGCTCACCGATGTCAAAGAGCAAAAGGCTAGATTCACTGCGGACAATGAGCAAAGGAAAGAATGTGGTTTAGAAATAAAGCCTGAGGACACGAAATTTTTGGATGCCCTAGAATTTGGATTACCAGCATGCTCAGGTGTCGCGTTAGGAATCGATCGTTTAATAATGTTGGCTCTAGGCAAAAAGCACATAAGCGAAGTGTTAACCTTCGACTTTGCATCTCTTTAA
- the efp gene encoding elongation factor P, translated as MAHFSTNEFKAGLKIMLDGEPCNILENEYVKPGKGQAFSRVKIRKLISNKVLEKTFRSGDSVEGADVMDTELSYLYTDGEFWHFMNNETFEQIAADEKALGDSIKWLVENDTCTITLWNGTPIVVTPPNFVELEITETDPGLKGDTAGTGGKPATLATGAVVRVPLFVQTGETIRVDTRSGEYASRAQK; from the coding sequence ATGGCTCATTTCAGTACAAACGAGTTCAAAGCGGGCTTAAAGATAATGCTCGACGGCGAACCTTGCAACATTCTTGAGAATGAATATGTAAAACCAGGGAAAGGACAAGCTTTCAGCCGAGTTAAAATTCGTAAACTAATTTCAAACAAAGTGCTAGAAAAAACCTTTCGGTCTGGAGACTCAGTTGAAGGCGCTGATGTTATGGATACTGAGCTTTCCTATCTCTACACGGATGGTGAATTTTGGCATTTTATGAACAATGAGACATTTGAGCAAATTGCCGCTGATGAAAAAGCATTAGGTGACAGCATAAAATGGTTAGTCGAAAACGATACGTGCACTATAACACTGTGGAACGGCACTCCTATCGTTGTTACTCCTCCTAACTTTGTTGAGTTAGAAATTACAGAAACAGACCCTGGTTTAAAAGGCGACACTGCTGGTACGGGTGGTAAACCAGCAACACTGGCAACCGGAGCCGTAGTTCGAGTTCCGTTATTTGTACAAACAGGTGAAACCATCAGAGTTGATACTCGAAGTGGCGAATATGCCTCACGTGCACAAAAATAA
- the epmB gene encoding EF-P beta-lysylation protein EpmB, whose product MKRIIPKNSIAVESNWQKELANCFTTLESLLEFLNLDPQIANKHSSARKLFPMKVPGHFANLMKKNDINDPLLLQVLPQNVEYKDTPGFVKDPLQEHENTTKGLLHKYENRVLLIVKSGCAVNCRYCFRREFPYEENAVNKRELENAIAYIRQNNKIIEVILSGGDPLMAKDDHLKWLVTKLEEIPHVVRLRVHTRLPVVIPSRINEDFIDWFANCRFQKVLVLHTNHANEISPELAIACTKMRSAGITLLNQAVLLKGINDNSKEQIALSESLFNLGVLPYYLHLLDKVRGAAHFDVEVKSAQILMRELIKRLPGYLVPKLVTEIGGQPSKTPIDLNLQPSSSTTLGISVDIRT is encoded by the coding sequence GTGAAACGAATAATACCTAAAAATAGCATTGCTGTAGAGTCAAACTGGCAAAAAGAATTAGCAAACTGCTTTACGACCCTAGAGTCGTTACTAGAATTTTTGAATTTAGACCCCCAAATAGCCAATAAACATAGCTCTGCGAGAAAATTATTTCCAATGAAGGTTCCTGGACATTTTGCTAATTTAATGAAGAAAAACGACATAAATGATCCCCTGTTGCTTCAAGTACTTCCGCAAAATGTTGAATACAAAGACACACCTGGTTTCGTAAAAGACCCATTGCAGGAGCATGAAAACACGACAAAAGGCCTATTACATAAATACGAAAATAGAGTATTGCTCATAGTAAAAAGTGGTTGCGCTGTAAACTGTCGCTATTGCTTTAGACGCGAATTCCCTTATGAAGAAAACGCTGTTAACAAACGTGAATTAGAAAACGCGATTGCTTACATTAGGCAAAACAATAAAATCATTGAAGTGATTTTGTCTGGCGGCGATCCATTGATGGCAAAAGATGATCATCTAAAGTGGTTAGTTACTAAATTGGAAGAAATTCCTCATGTTGTGAGACTCCGTGTCCACACGAGACTTCCAGTTGTTATCCCTTCTAGGATAAACGAGGATTTTATCGATTGGTTCGCAAACTGCCGATTTCAGAAAGTGCTTGTATTACATACAAATCACGCGAATGAGATAAGCCCTGAGTTAGCTATTGCATGCACAAAAATGCGTTCAGCGGGAATTACGTTACTAAATCAGGCAGTACTTTTAAAAGGAATAAACGATAATTCGAAAGAACAGATTGCCTTGAGTGAATCTCTTTTTAATCTTGGCGTGTTGCCATACTATTTGCATTTACTAGACAAAGTAAGAGGGGCTGCTCACTTTGATGTTGAGGTCAAGTCAGCGCAGATTCTAATGCGAGAACTAATAAAGCGCTTGCCGGGATATCTTGTCCCTAAACTAGTCACTGAGATTGGAGGACAACCCAGCAAGACGCCGATAGACTTGAATTTACAACCTTCATCAAGCACTACATTAGGCATAAGTGTTGATATTAGAACCTAA
- a CDS encoding transposase — protein sequence MPIARSKQIILSQTSYYHCMSRCVRRAFLCGYDKLTGSNFEHRREWFEKRLKKLSSAFSIDVCAYAIMHNHNHLVLHVDTERAKTWSDIEVIQRWHSIHPNKTITAMYLDTKQRGTLSPIQLSTVRKIAKIYRERLTSISYFMKALNQYIALKANREDHCSGRFWESRFKSQALLDDRAILSCMIYVDLNPIRAGIATTLENSHYTSIKKRLKSIKLGKQPSELRCLKTQFERSANSINIELSCYIELLRQTATRLKNNRQVNSPDMKIESNLLRQLGIEEKNWLILSSHIEEEFSYVVGSVVCMEKYKKKVNQKKLKGISTALRLFQ from the coding sequence ATGCCAATTGCGCGAAGCAAGCAAATAATATTATCACAAACCTCTTATTATCATTGTATGAGTCGGTGTGTTCGTAGAGCATTTCTATGCGGTTATGACAAATTAACAGGCAGTAATTTCGAACATCGACGGGAGTGGTTCGAAAAGCGTTTGAAAAAGCTCTCCTCCGCCTTTTCAATCGACGTGTGCGCTTATGCAATTATGCACAATCATAATCACTTGGTTTTACATGTTGACACCGAAAGAGCAAAAACCTGGAGTGACATTGAGGTTATTCAACGTTGGCATTCAATCCACCCGAACAAAACAATCACAGCAATGTATCTCGATACAAAACAAAGAGGAACACTAAGTCCAATTCAATTATCTACGGTTCGAAAAATCGCTAAAATTTATAGGGAAAGGCTAACAAGCATTAGTTACTTTATGAAAGCATTGAATCAATATATTGCACTCAAGGCGAATCGCGAGGACCATTGCTCAGGGCGTTTCTGGGAGTCACGATTCAAATCTCAAGCTCTACTAGATGATCGCGCGATCCTCTCGTGCATGATTTATGTCGATTTGAACCCAATAAGAGCTGGCATTGCTACGACACTTGAAAACTCGCATTATACTAGTATAAAAAAACGACTCAAAAGCATAAAGCTTGGCAAACAACCTAGCGAACTTCGTTGTCTAAAAACACAGTTTGAAAGAAGCGCAAACTCCATAAATATCGAGCTATCCTGCTATATCGAGCTGCTCCGTCAGACTGCAACTAGATTGAAGAATAATCGACAAGTGAATTCACCAGACATGAAAATTGAATCCAATTTATTAAGACAACTTGGCATTGAAGAGAAAAACTGGCTTATACTCTCATCGCATATCGAGGAGGAATTTAGCTATGTAGTTGGCTCCGTCGTCTGTATGGAAAAATATAAGAAGAAAGTGAATCAAAAAAAACTCAAAGGAATATCGACCGCGTTACGACTGTTTCAGTGA
- the parE gene encoding DNA topoisomerase IV subunit B, whose amino-acid sequence MSTQYNSDAIEVLNGLDPVKRRPGMYTDTTRPNHLSQEVIDNSVDEALAGHASSIKVILHEDQSLEVIDDGRGMPVDIHPEEKISGVELIMTKLHAGGKFSNKNYEYSGGLHGVGISVVNALSTRVLVSIRRNGNVYQMTFENGDKVDELSIVDTCGKRNTGTSVHFWPDPKYFDSSKFSVTKLLHVLRAKAVLCPGLKIRFDDKISKETTEWYYEDGLRDYLYQSIKDFITLPSDAPFVGQFSGNGEAADWAVMWQPEGGEMITESYVNLIPTAQGGTHVNGLRQGLLDSMREFCEFRNLLPRGVKITADDIWDRCSYILSTKMHDPQFAGQTKERLSSRQASAFVSGVVKDSFSLWLNQHTDVAELLADMCINNAQRRLRQSKKVARKKVTQGPALPGKLTDCSSQDINYSELFLVEGDSAGGSAKQARDREFQAIMPLRGKILNSWEVDSSQVLASQEIHDISVALGIDPDSDDLSGLRYGKICILADADSDGLHIATLLCALFVKHFRTLVDQGHVYVAMPPLFRIDIGKEVYYALDESERKGILDRIVAEKKRGKVNVQRFKGLGEMNPLQLRETTMDPNTRRLVQLTSHDAVEMLELMDMLLSKKRSPDRKAWLESKGNLAVVE is encoded by the coding sequence ATGTCAACACAATATAATTCTGATGCTATTGAAGTCTTAAATGGCTTAGATCCGGTAAAACGCCGCCCTGGAATGTATACCGATACCACTCGGCCGAACCACCTGAGTCAAGAGGTTATAGATAACAGTGTTGATGAGGCTCTTGCTGGCCACGCGTCCTCTATAAAAGTAATATTGCACGAAGATCAGTCCTTGGAAGTTATAGATGACGGTCGTGGTATGCCGGTTGACATTCACCCTGAAGAAAAAATTTCCGGTGTCGAATTGATTATGACCAAGCTGCATGCAGGTGGTAAGTTCTCGAATAAAAACTACGAATATTCTGGCGGCCTGCACGGCGTAGGTATTTCGGTTGTAAACGCATTATCAACCAGAGTACTCGTTAGCATTCGCCGCAATGGCAACGTTTATCAGATGACGTTTGAGAATGGAGACAAAGTTGACGAACTCTCCATTGTCGATACTTGCGGTAAGCGAAATACCGGTACAAGCGTTCATTTTTGGCCAGATCCCAAGTATTTTGACTCTTCAAAATTCTCTGTAACTAAGCTTCTGCATGTTTTACGCGCAAAAGCGGTGCTTTGCCCAGGTTTAAAAATACGCTTCGACGACAAGATTTCTAAAGAAACAACTGAGTGGTATTACGAAGATGGTTTACGAGACTATTTATACCAATCAATAAAGGACTTCATTACCTTACCAAGCGATGCTCCTTTTGTTGGGCAGTTTTCTGGCAATGGTGAGGCTGCCGATTGGGCTGTCATGTGGCAGCCTGAAGGCGGTGAAATGATTACTGAAAGTTATGTAAACCTGATTCCTACTGCGCAAGGAGGAACTCATGTAAATGGTTTGAGACAGGGGCTGTTAGACTCCATGCGTGAGTTTTGTGAGTTCCGTAACTTGCTTCCGAGAGGCGTTAAGATTACCGCCGATGATATATGGGACCGCTGCAGCTATATTCTCTCGACAAAAATGCATGACCCACAGTTTGCGGGGCAAACAAAAGAAAGGCTATCCTCTCGCCAAGCGTCAGCGTTTGTTTCTGGCGTTGTTAAAGATTCATTTAGTTTGTGGTTGAATCAACACACTGATGTTGCCGAATTACTTGCTGATATGTGCATCAACAACGCTCAGCGACGTTTACGTCAAAGCAAAAAAGTGGCTAGAAAGAAGGTTACACAAGGTCCGGCGCTGCCTGGAAAGTTGACTGATTGCTCATCTCAAGATATTAATTATTCAGAATTGTTTTTGGTGGAAGGTGACTCTGCGGGAGGCTCTGCAAAGCAGGCTCGCGATAGAGAATTTCAAGCGATAATGCCACTAAGAGGTAAAATACTAAATAGTTGGGAAGTCGACTCTTCTCAAGTTTTAGCATCACAAGAAATCCATGATATATCTGTAGCCCTAGGAATTGATCCAGATTCTGACGATTTATCGGGCTTACGATATGGCAAGATATGTATTCTTGCCGACGCTGACTCAGATGGATTACACATTGCGACGTTACTGTGTGCGTTGTTTGTAAAACACTTCAGAACATTAGTCGATCAAGGGCATGTTTATGTTGCGATGCCACCGCTTTTCCGGATAGATATCGGTAAAGAAGTTTACTATGCGCTAGATGAAAGTGAGCGAAAAGGAATTTTGGATAGGATCGTTGCAGAGAAAAAGCGCGGGAAAGTCAATGTGCAGCGATTTAAAGGTCTAGGTGAAATGAATCCACTTCAGCTCAGGGAAACTACCATGGATCCTAATACCCGTCGCTTAGTGCAGTTGACGAGCCATGATGCTGTCGAAATGCTTGAACTAATGGACATGCTTCTTTCGAAGAAACGTTCCCCTGATAGGAAAGCATGGTTGGAAAGTAAAGGAAATTTGGCGGTAGTGGAATAG
- a CDS encoding YqiA/YcfP family alpha/beta fold hydrolase, producing MEHIIYLHGFLSSPKSAKAQLVKDYVLKNHSNIKLHTPTLPGSPLEATEVIEQLISSIFDSGVNHGTHNKDTPISNLRFIGSSMGGFLATYFIEKHGGKAVLINPAVEPFKLLKDYFGEHSNPYTGEVFTIDESNVKQLLNLYRQTKKNDASYLVYLQKGDETLDYQLAEDKYGSDCCIVEDGGDHSFVGLENHLADIIRFLTP from the coding sequence ATGGAACACATTATCTACTTACATGGATTTTTGAGCTCACCAAAGTCTGCTAAAGCTCAGTTAGTTAAAGATTACGTTTTAAAGAATCATTCAAATATAAAGCTACATACTCCTACCTTACCTGGAAGTCCTTTGGAAGCCACAGAGGTTATTGAGCAACTGATTTCCTCGATTTTTGATTCTGGTGTTAACCACGGAACGCACAATAAAGACACACCTATAAGCAATCTTCGATTCATCGGTAGCTCGATGGGTGGGTTCTTAGCCACGTATTTTATAGAAAAACACGGTGGCAAAGCGGTGCTGATCAATCCAGCGGTGGAGCCCTTTAAGCTGCTAAAAGATTATTTTGGAGAGCATAGCAATCCATATACTGGAGAAGTTTTTACGATTGATGAAAGTAACGTTAAGCAGCTACTCAATTTGTATAGACAGACCAAGAAAAATGACGCTAGCTATCTGGTTTATTTGCAGAAGGGTGATGAGACACTCGACTATCAGTTGGCGGAAGACAAATACGGAAGTGATTGTTGTATAGTCGAAGACGGTGGAGACCACTCATTCGTTGGGCTGGAAAATCATTTAGCAGACATTATTAGATTCTTAACCCCTTAG
- a CDS encoding DUF1249 domain-containing protein produces the protein MNKSEETTLKKKYVPHLPSILATCENNYACALKLLPDCDSEDLSYEFKISEQLKYNIKILDSARYTSTIMMSQVANNTPSFLRPSMEIRLYHDAKVAEVLSCQRVSKLQPSYEYPNLNMHMRNEKQMVNVFLAEWLHFCLEQREMQISTSS, from the coding sequence ATGAATAAGAGTGAGGAAACAACGTTGAAAAAGAAGTACGTACCGCATTTACCCAGTATTCTTGCAACCTGTGAGAATAACTATGCATGCGCTCTAAAGCTTCTTCCTGATTGCGATTCAGAGGATCTAAGTTACGAATTTAAAATTAGTGAGCAGTTGAAATACAATATAAAAATCTTAGACTCCGCCCGATATACAAGCACAATAATGATGTCGCAGGTGGCGAACAACACGCCGAGCTTTTTGAGACCATCAATGGAGATAAGGTTATATCATGATGCAAAAGTTGCTGAAGTGTTGAGCTGTCAAAGGGTCTCAAAATTGCAGCCAAGTTATGAGTATCCTAATTTGAACATGCATATGCGAAATGAAAAGCAAATGGTAAATGTGTTTTTGGCTGAGTGGCTGCACTTTTGTTTAGAGCAGCGTGAAATGCAAATTTCAACCAGCTCTTAA
- the nudF gene encoding ADP-ribose diphosphatase yields the protein MKSLQYSNEDAKVLNEETVFKGFFEMKRIQVQHKLFDGTWSRVLSREMFERGHAVAVLPYDPNTQEFVLIEQFRLGAMATSDSPWLFEVIAGMIEPNEDPDEVCHRESFEEAGITLTGLQKALTYLSSPGGTTERLHIYTAKTDATLARGVHGLASESEDIMVHRVKESEAREWLDNGKIDNAAAIIALQWFFLNKQKLLASWN from the coding sequence ATGAAGTCATTACAATATAGCAATGAAGATGCAAAAGTACTGAATGAGGAGACAGTTTTCAAAGGTTTCTTTGAAATGAAGCGCATCCAAGTTCAGCACAAATTATTTGACGGAACGTGGAGCAGGGTTCTATCGCGAGAAATGTTTGAAAGAGGTCATGCAGTGGCCGTTTTGCCTTATGATCCTAATACTCAGGAGTTTGTATTAATCGAACAGTTCAGATTAGGTGCGATGGCGACAAGTGATTCACCGTGGTTGTTTGAAGTTATAGCGGGAATGATTGAACCGAATGAAGATCCCGATGAGGTGTGTCATCGTGAATCTTTTGAAGAAGCTGGCATAACGCTAACTGGTTTGCAAAAAGCACTAACGTACTTGTCGAGCCCTGGCGGGACCACTGAACGGCTCCATATATACACGGCGAAGACCGATGCAACGCTTGCGAGAGGGGTACATGGCTTGGCATCTGAATCAGAAGATATCATGGTGCATAGAGTGAAAGAATCGGAAGCAAGAGAATGGTTGGACAACGGAAAAATTGACAACGCAGCCGCAATTATAGCGCTCCAGTGGTTTTTCTTGAATAAACAAAAGCTGTTGGCTAGCTGGAACTAA
- the tolC gene encoding outer membrane channel protein TolC, whose amino-acid sequence MKKTLLSLFIGFSLTAPVLADDLSQVYQLALQNDPIINRAKADKELAYSGIALSRANLLPQISGSVSYSLNSGDQVFTTENGFGTINSESDTLSMGLDLRMSIYDHANWVGMDRAEKVAQQGDANLASALQSLIVRVTNAYLAVLREQDSVEFVKAELRAIERQLEQTKQRFEVGLTAITDVHEAQANFDNTVARQIRAENQLELRLEELREITGKYHSGISILDTNLFTATQPTPANVEDWLKLAEDANFDLLIQRFAKDIAMEDIASAKAGHYPTLDFSASLSRVDRTTEVQGSDPRDFPTLNSQSLGLSLSVPIYQGGRVSTSTDQARSRYVIASENMELVYRQTVRSVRSSYNDVKAAVSTIRALEQSVVSADSALKATEAGFDVGTRTIVDVLNSTRNLFDARRNLADARYNFISAIINLKRAAGSLTEDDLLAVNRVMKPNTSN is encoded by the coding sequence ATGAAGAAAACGCTACTTTCACTATTTATCGGTTTTAGTCTCACCGCACCGGTACTAGCAGACGATTTATCTCAAGTTTATCAACTTGCATTACAAAATGATCCTATAATTAATAGAGCGAAAGCTGATAAAGAATTAGCTTACAGCGGAATAGCCTTGAGCAGAGCCAATTTACTTCCACAGATATCAGGCTCAGTTTCTTATTCCTTGAATTCTGGTGACCAAGTTTTCACAACTGAAAATGGTTTTGGGACCATTAATTCTGAATCCGATACGCTCAGCATGGGGCTAGATCTTCGCATGTCTATCTACGACCATGCAAACTGGGTAGGAATGGACAGAGCAGAAAAGGTTGCACAGCAAGGCGATGCAAATTTAGCGTCCGCACTGCAATCATTAATAGTTCGAGTAACTAATGCTTATCTTGCAGTGTTAAGAGAGCAGGACAGCGTTGAGTTTGTGAAAGCTGAATTACGTGCAATTGAGCGTCAGTTAGAACAAACCAAGCAACGTTTTGAAGTTGGTTTGACCGCCATTACGGATGTTCACGAAGCGCAAGCTAACTTTGACAATACCGTAGCTCGTCAAATCAGAGCTGAAAATCAATTAGAATTGCGTTTGGAAGAGCTAAGAGAGATTACCGGTAAATATCACAGTGGAATTTCTATTTTAGACACAAACCTATTTACTGCCACACAGCCTACTCCAGCGAACGTTGAGGACTGGTTGAAGCTAGCCGAAGATGCTAATTTTGATTTGCTAATACAGCGTTTCGCAAAAGATATAGCTATGGAAGATATAGCATCAGCTAAAGCAGGCCACTACCCTACTTTAGACTTTTCAGCCTCGTTAAGCAGAGTTGATAGAACCACAGAAGTTCAGGGCAGTGACCCGCGTGACTTTCCAACTTTGAATAGTCAGTCGCTAGGCTTAAGTTTAAGTGTTCCAATTTACCAAGGTGGCCGTGTAAGCACCAGCACAGATCAAGCACGCAGTCGCTACGTGATAGCTAGTGAAAACATGGAACTAGTGTATAGACAAACAGTTCGTTCAGTAAGAAGCTCTTACAACGACGTAAAAGCCGCAGTATCGACGATTCGCGCATTGGAGCAATCTGTCGTTTCTGCTGACAGCGCATTAAAAGCGACGGAAGCGGGTTTCGATGTTGGTACCAGAACAATAGTTGATGTATTGAACAGTACTCGGAATCTATTCGATGCAAGAAGAAACTTAGCGGACGCTCGCTATAACTTCATTTCTGCAATCATCAATTTAAAACGTGCTGCAGGTTCGCTCACAGAAGATGACTTATTGGCTGTAAACCGAGTGATGAAGCCGAATACATCTAACTAA
- a CDS encoding ion transporter, which produces MFETFRKSLFNLKQNRLFEFFVITVIIISALEIGAKTYDLSPTSLLVTKYLDVFITLFFLFEITVRFVSEENKKDFFKSGWNIFDTAVVVISLIPINESEMALLARLIRIFRVLRMISIIPELRILINSLLEALPRLGYVVLLMFIIFYIYAAVGSFLFQDINPVLWGNIAISMLTLFRVMTFEDWTDIQYETMEVYPMSWIFYMTFIFFTAFAFLNMVIGIVVGVMDEEMHKERLKSEPSMNELQDQIQDIRGQIQVLIDRDKKE; this is translated from the coding sequence ATGTTCGAAACGTTCCGTAAGTCCCTGTTTAACTTAAAACAAAACAGGTTGTTCGAATTTTTTGTAATCACCGTTATTATCATTTCGGCATTAGAGATAGGTGCGAAAACCTACGATTTATCGCCAACCTCATTGCTTGTGACAAAGTATCTTGATGTTTTTATTACGTTATTTTTCTTATTTGAAATAACCGTCAGGTTCGTGAGTGAAGAAAATAAGAAAGACTTCTTCAAATCTGGCTGGAACATATTTGACACTGCGGTTGTTGTGATAAGCCTTATTCCTATTAACGAATCTGAAATGGCGTTATTAGCTCGACTTATTCGGATTTTTCGCGTGTTGCGCATGATCTCAATTATTCCCGAGCTAAGAATACTCATTAATTCATTGCTAGAAGCGCTGCCACGTTTAGGTTACGTCGTATTGTTGATGTTCATTATATTCTACATATACGCCGCAGTTGGTAGCTTCTTGTTCCAAGATATCAATCCGGTTTTATGGGGAAATATTGCTATTTCAATGCTGACTTTGTTCAGAGTAATGACTTTTGAGGATTGGACTGATATCCAATATGAAACTATGGAAGTCTATCCAATGAGTTGGATATTCTACATGACCTTTATCTTCTTCACCGCGTTTGCTTTCTTGAATATGGTTATTGGCATAGTAGTCGGAGTGATGGATGAGGAAATGCATAAAGAGCGCTTGAAGTCAGAGCCTTCGATGAATGAGTTACAAGATCAGATCCAAGATATTAGAGGCCAAATACAAGTATTAATTGATAGGGATAAAAAAGAGTAG